DNA from Cottoperca gobio chromosome 4, fCotGob3.1, whole genome shotgun sequence:
TCTCTGTATTTTTTGTGAAGCATGCAGGTTCTCATAAAAGATGCTTACAGCTGGATCTCACTGTGCGCAGGTTTATTGCTTAGAGCAGCAATAAATCTTAATGACAGCTCAGTGTCCTCTCACCTGAAAAGGTCCCTGAGAAAACTCCGGGAGCGTGGTTGACGAAGCTCTCAATGATGGCGCCAGGTTTACGGGAGCGTGTTGAGGGGCTGCTTCCACTGGTGGGGCTGCTGGGGCTGTTTGGGCTGCTGGGGCTGTTTGGGCTGTTGGGGGTGGTTGGGGTGGTGGGGCTGCATCTAGCCTGGAGAAAACATATTAAATTGCATATAAAGTTAGGCTTCAGGGCATGTAAAAGCAGTGGgaaaagaatacatttgtacaCAATCACATCCCATGCCATACTGTGTTAACATATGCAGTACATCAAATGTCATTCATGCATAACTTTTGAGCTTTGAAATGTGTTCTGACTATACCCCTTATAAAGTATATGATGTAGGCTCTGTCCCAAGGATACCTTCAAGTGACCTTTACTTCAGCATGTTGTAAATACTATCTGTAAGTAACCTATGGCGTGAAGGTTGATGGTTATAAGAAACCCCAGAACGCTGGAAACCTGAGCTTTCTGCCTATAGCCCCAAAGCAGCCAGGATATCTTATTACCTCAAACCTGAGATAGACAATAATTATCAGCCCTTTTACTTCACCTTAGTTCAACTTGGAATACTCAACTGACATCTGAAAGCGAAATTGAAACCCAGGCAAAGGTCTCTATGTTTGGGTGTGTTACGCATGTGAAAGCCTACATGAGGAATAGCCATTTCTGTTTTCGCACTACTAAACTGgcctgtctttctgttttacttGTTGTGAACCATCTCTCCCACATAGTCCACTGACATCTGGTTCTTATTTGCTCTACATAGGCTGGAGCTCGGGGAGGTAGAGAAAGTATACACAGCATTTGGTTGGTGGAGACAAGTAAGTGTGAAGCTGTTCTTAGAGTTCACCAAAGTTAAATAAACTGTTGTAAAGGTTAATGATAAACAACAATTAATAATCAGTCTTGAAAAACTAAAGCCGATTTATTAAATCTGCCTCTCTTTGAATCTTGTTCTCTGAAGCTGTTTATCGTCACCACCTTTTCCCCGTACGTCTCATTGTGCAGGATGAGGTCATGGGGTTGCCGTGCCCGTCCTGgcttatgtatgtgtgttggcTTGTGTATGTATTTGGGAAGCAGACTGCACTCCAGTGATGACTAAGTGCACTGTGGtttagaagcacacacacacacacacacaacacacacacacacacacacacaccacgtgCAAACATTCTCCAGACCTGAGTAAACCACGGGTTCACCCTCACGCTGCTGTGATATCCCACTAATCTAATCAATTTAATAGAGGACGATTTAGCTGTGTGCATGGCCCTCGGGTCAAACAGTCATATCCCACACCCTCCTTTGTTCATTCATGAGAAGGCCTAAGTGCCTGTGATGACATCAGTTGTGTCAAAGTTAAGCTATTTTACCACGAtctgtaactttatttgtaGCACCTTATATTATCATAAGATAATATTTCAGACATTTTGCATGCTTGTCTTGCATGCTTGACAAATATGTAACAGTggtataaacacataaacaatatCCATCAACTAACAATATTTTGGAGACTTACTTCAGGGCAGAGGACCGGGGCTACAGGGCTGGCCTGGCCGATGTCGTGGCTGGGTTGGCTTGAGGAAGGCTGGTGGTAGTGGTGATTGTGATTATGGTGATGGGCTGGAGAGCGGAAATGACCTCCAGGGATGTTGGACGGGCGAGGGGAGTGTGGTTGAGGAGGGGGAGTAGGGGGGCTACAGTGAACAGAGGAGGGCGACTGGTGGTACATCGGAGGGATCGGCTGGTGGTGTGTGGAGGGCAGGGGGAAGGAAGGGGAGGCTGGGGTAGAGGGGGAGGCAGGGACCAGGTGAGGCTGGGACAAGTGGGGGCTGGGGTGACTTTGTGGATGATGGGGGTGGTGGTGTGATTGCGgggggtgagggtgagggtgaggaaCACGAGGCTGCCCTGTGGGCTGTCCCATTGCGGTCTCTGCGTTGCTCCGGGTGATGACGTGTCTGTGCTGGAGCTGGGGACCGCCAGACTGCTGCGCCGCCAACTGGAGCTGGACGAACATCATGTGATCACCGACACGCAGTGCCAGGGTGAGGGGGGAGCGGCCGGACAGGAAGTCACTGACCTGCAGGTAGACAAAAGAGAAATTGAGTGATGAAGTTGATGTGCTATTACAGAAAGATCACCAACTAAACTTTGCcaattcaaaatgaaaaagattgTACACATACATGCTTTATTGGTGTAATAGTGTTTGCAAACTAAGTCTGCATCCAGATTGTGTACTTAAGGCCAAAGCctttcaaaaagagaaaaactcccCCACGCATATTGACTTCCTCCTTTTATAAATGAACAGTCTGCACCATGGTTGGCAGTTAAAATGCACACAACTGTGCTTTGAGCTCCCCCTCTCATAGAGACACCGACACACCACATTAGCCCATCATGAAATCAATCACTATTCTGTAACACTGGCCTATTTACATCTGCTGGGGAGCAGTGGATGGGAAGGCCTattggaaaacacacaaatagcACCCACTCCCGCTTGCCTCCCACTACCCCGTAGTCCGTTCTTAGTCAGCAGTGTCATTCAGCTCAGAGACAGAGGCCACCCTTCTGCCTGGCCCGGGGCCTGAAAAATCAGTCCCACGTCCAGGAAATACACCCCGCCTGCCTCTCAAACACAGAATGGCTGATTGTCCACGGCGGATCTGGAAGGGCTGCCCATTTTTGGAGCTCTGGCAACGACTTATAGGAGCCAAGTGTGGAGGCCTTCACTGTCCCACCCGTGGCCcggatggacacacacacaaacacacacaggatagAGGAGTTGTCACGACTTGGCTGGAGGATTCACACTAAACAACAAAAGTTCTCTTGTCCCCCTCCTGCATGCCTGTGGCTCTGTTGCTGTGCATTGCCACTCACTGTTTAAGTCTGTGCATttgtggaggtgcatgtgatCGTGTTTATTGTCAGAAAGGTATTCGGGGTCAGAAAGCTTCTTTGGGTCTTGAAGACTCAGCAGTAATCATATCTCAAGGTTTTCCCcaaatagaagaaaaaacagaaacagctaGCTGTGGTAAATACAAAGTGACGCCTCTGTCCAAAAAGGGTTCAACAACCCTTACTGCCTGCATGCTTTCAGTCCccagagaggcacagagggaggggggaaacaggaagacagaaGCAACACTGAAAAGCTACACAAGGGGATAAGAGAGCACAAAGAGGACTGGAGATAGAGTGAAAGAATAATGacaaagcagagaaaacaagTAATAGAGACATACATACAAAGACAGCAAAAGAGAGCAGAGGCCTCACTCCCCCTAGACCCTGCAGCCTTTGGAGTGTGCTTGTGAGATGTTGGCCTGTAGTTAACCCTGTGAATCACCAGGCTCTGCCCTCcatcacttctctctcttttcttctgcttatttatttctctatcGACCGTTGCCTCTCTGTTGCCAGGGTGACCTTTGCACATTGGTATTGACATggtgtggaaaataaaatagagggagaggagaggcaggtgAAAGGACGAGGGGGGTTGGGATGATCTGATGGCTGCATTTCAACATGTAAATAATCAACAGCGAAAGCAGTCGAAATCAGCATAAAGGATGCTGCAGGACAAACTGAAACTCGGCTTTTTCAGAGTGTTAACTCAGCCAGTAATGGCTTGTTGATAGTCTAGTCCACACCCATGCTTACTCTGCAGTGGTAAGACAATAAATTCAGCAGGGCgggaagggaaggagaaggagaacaggTCAGGGGGCTACCTGAGATGGCTCTAAGAAACTCTGCGAACAAAAGATCACCTGCtagacaaggtgtgtgtgtgtgtgtgtgtgtgtgtgtgtgtgtgtgtgtgtgtgtgtgagaggcctCGGGGGGAGGCGGAATCCCAAAagtgggaggggggagaaagaaagagaaaaggagaggggtggGAGGAGATGctgactgtgtctgtgactgACAGCTGTCAAAAGAATGAGTTGACAGTTTGCcaacccacaacacacacacacacacaagcgaaCATGCATACAAAGTCAAAGGCCCTGTGGGAGACCGTTAACCCAGTGTTTAGttaaagggagggaggaaacCAGTGTGGGGGGGTATACCCTCGGAAGTGAGTGTAGGTTGGTCTATAGTACTGTTCAGTGTCTGATCTCCTGTATCCACATATATCCAGACTGTGTCAACGTCCAGTTCACACCTGGCATCAGAATCTGCCTCATGTTACTGCTTGTGATTGGAATTCACTTCCTTGCCAACATTTGATTGTATATGTGAAGAAACTGCAACTGCTGCTACGCAGAAGCATTTGTActgtttgtgtacttttacatgTTGTCAGAGTTATTCAGAGGAGGCAAATAAACCATCCCTATCTATGAGCAGAGACACGTTTGTGTTCACTCTGTACATATGTTGAATCCCAATGAGAAAGCATTTTTCCACTGAAGGAAAAATGCCATTTAATGTCAAGTCTGAACAGGGCTTTTGCTTCACccctctgtttctgtttctgtgtttctatgtgtgtgtgtgtgtgtgtgtgtgtgtgtgtgtgtgtgtgtgtgtgtgtgcaagcttgtgtgagagagaaagtgagaggagaAGGCCAACTGTGAGTGACagcaggagaaacagagaggaggctTGATTACCCATATAATGACTAGTGTGGATTATTCAAAACCACCAAGAAAAATTCATGTACTCCTACTGAGCTCCCAACACCACATGGCAGGCTACAAATTAGCCTGCGCGAGAAGCAAGCTTTCTTATGGCCGTCTGTGGTGGTTTGTTATGAGAGACACAAgacagggagaggggagggcCCCACTTTTGTAGTGataaggcagacagagagaagccAGCCATTCATTGTtctctttctgctgcagcagcagtggtATGCAAAGAGAAGAGGAGCTCATGCCTGAAGAAcaaggtgtgtgtttggctaCCTCAACAGAAATGTGATGGACAGTGCCATGACAAAGTGGCATGCAGGTGTTGATAAAGAGCTGTTCTACTTGATTGTCTCTCTCTAACAAATGACCCCAGAGCCAGCGCCATCAaccattttgttttacttgtcgAGGTCCAGGAGGTggtattttgttttgcagaaagCTTTGCTTGCTATGCAGTGATGGGGGAGAATATGATAAGGGGCAGTCAGGGGaggagaaaagatggaggaaaaagGGGGGTGGGTGGcatgagagaggaagggagaaaggATGGTGAGGGGGGATGGGGGATGCGGGCGATGGGGGTAGGGTGTCAGAGTGGTGGTGGGTGATGAAATATTCAGTGAGAGTGTGCCTCTGGCTccttccctctttttttctttcgaCATCTCTGGctgacagttttatttattgggGTCCCTGTGGTTCAAGGAACTCATTTGCAGTCGTTCTTCCTTTGCACACTAAGCGAACTAAGGGAGGGAGATAAGgcgtgagggaggaagagaggctgagggagggtgagagggagagggagggaaagataGAGAGTGCTGGCAGCACTGAGCTGACATTCATGAACAACCGAGCAGCTTTGTGCCAGAGAAAAGAGGATAGAGGATTGGAGGGCGGGACAGGAGGGCGGAGAGAGGGAAGCCTTGAGAGGAGGAAGCCACTCTGGTTCCAACGCAGCAGCTCACCTGTCGAACCGCCAGGTGAAGGGTACGGTTCAAAAGCCTGCTTATTAACCCGCCTCTCGACCCATATGTTTTGATCGCACCAGGACACTATTGATAGTCTCTGTACAGACACAAACCGGCTAAAGACGCAATAACAGCCTctcaaaagagaaaaggaaaaaaatcaaTGACTTGCATCATGCCCCAAATCCTAAAAGCAGCCGGGGGGCTCTTCAAAGGCCCTATTAGAAAGATAGGCGTCTGTAATACTGCCTGATAAGAAACAGAGGCGGCTGGAAGGAGCGAGAGAGGACCAGCTGGCCATCACTGAATTTGATCGGCTGAATGAAAAAAGAGATCCGAATGGCAAAGTCCAGGATGATCAGGTTCCTGGCTAAAGCCACTCCTCACACTCTCACTGTGCCAACAAGTGACCAGCTACACTGAGCACATTCAAATGCTTATGACTTATTGGATCGACCTGGGTATTTTGACCCATCTCTGTTTCCCTCGTAGCATATGCCTAATTGAGTTCATTAGACTTGGTGGTGACTTTTAGATGTGACATTTTCTGGCCTCCATCCTCCCACACAGTAGCCCTAGTAGTCACGATGCCTGCTACTTGAATCACAAAAGCTCAGTGTCGCCAGGGAATGGAAAGAAATGATGGTCACGACTCAAATGTGGAAAAAATAAGACTCCCCTGGCCGCTGAACAAGGGAACACACAAAGACGCAGACATTAAAAATGGATGTtgccacacgcacacgcacacatacacacgcgcgAGCAGATGCATATACACAATAGGAGAATGAAATCCCCTGCAAAATCCATCTATCCCTTGATTGACCCACAACACACCTTGattccctccatccatcccatcacccccctccctctgtgcgTTTAAGCATCACAAAGGGGATTACACAGGTGAAAAAATACTCCGTGATGAGCTTATTAATGCAATTTTTAAGGCCGGGATTTACATGAGCAGGGACAGAATAGGCCTTTAGATCAGCATTGTCTTGTATTCCATGCACAGTTtgatttacacatccagcaacaAATTAATTTCTGTAGCTTTCatttaggcaacaaaaaaacaaattaccATTCCAAAGAGCAAAGACGCCCTCTCTTACACTGCATGAATATAAAAAGCCTTCATTTCAGTGGCAGTGGGAAGGACAGAGGGAGCTGCATGCTTAAGAGGGGAGGCTCCGCTCATATTGACCAACATACTGACTCAAGTCATTTTTCAATTCCTTGCACTCCCGAATCCTCAATGCAATTACTCTCTAGTGATTTCCAGTAGTGTCAATCCTGCTGATTAACTAGCATCTAGATAAGGTGGTCTACAGGGTGCAGGGCTGGGAAAAGAAACATATTGACCATCTGCATTGAGCGGTTTTAcgcacaggcacacagacatgcacaggtacacacaccaTTCTCCATAAGCAGCCGTTTTTGTGAGTTACCCAAGCATATGAGCTCATCCTTCCCCATTACCTCCAACCAACAGAACTTGCACACATACATCGACTTGACAGGTTACAGAATAACTTGTGCAAAGCTCtccctttgttttctcttccaccTGTCTGGCACACCCTTGAACACACCCTGGGAGGCAGAGTGTGAGGAAATGAGGTGAGGTTGACCCAGGGGTGACTCCCCACAGATAGTTAGATCCTACTAGTTTGCTTCTGCCCGCTTCTAGACACAATGACAAAACTGTGCCATATAATTtcctggaggaagaggaggaggaggggagtaGATGAGGACAGGAGGTGCGTGTCGGCGGGAGCCTAGAAAAGTAGAGCAGATATGTAACAGCTATTCCGCGGGGACATATGGAATGgcaacacacacagcctcctccCAAAGCAATCTGTGTTAGTGTTCAAGGCAAAATTTGTCAATCTGCAGCCTGCTGAGCCTCGCTCCAGCTGGAGATTGATTTTAAAAACCAGTATGCACTACTGTAGCTGCACTCAATTAGGTATAGCTGACGCctatggatgtatggaggatGAAAGGGGATTGTGGGGGAGAAACAAACTTAAAGAGTGACCCTCAAtcattgttgtgtgtttgagggTTTGTCAACTGGGCAGGTTTGGTGCTCATGCTTTAAGACAGGAACAAAGAGGTGGCTGCATGGGGGAAGGGCAACGGGGGGATGGTAAGGGTGATGCCTGCCTGCCTGGTTGGCTTTTATTCTAACATCAATGTGCATCAATGAGCAAATAGTCCCTGTGTGCTGAGAGGGACACATAatccttctctttctgtcaaatACAGGGATCAATAGATGGAGAGCTGATGTCACTGTCTTCATGCCCAGAAAATGTGAATATTACTTTAATTTCCCTTTCAATGCTCCTCTTGTAAGTATACATCAATATTACTACTAGGATCAGACGTTTACTCATTCTCTGAACTCAATCCTCTTAAATATATCCTTTCaaatctggtgtgtgtgtgtgtgtgtgtgtgtccgtccgtccgtctgtccgtgCATGACCATATATGTAAGCTGAACACACAACCGTTATTTAACAGACAGAATGAGAAGAGAGTAGTGCGGGCAACTGTATTTGTGATGGGCTGTCAGGGGGCAGTGGCTTAATGCAGCTTAGATGTCATGCAAAAAAGTCTAGTGAGATGCCAGAGGAGGAATTAAGGCAGGCCAGGATTGTCATTGCTAAAGAAGTCAGCCATCGCGGTCAAACCGAGGCAGCTAGCCGGACTTGCAAACCACAGCACATTTAAATTATAGGGCCCTAGGAGAGCTGTTAAGCAGaaacaagagagggagaaggaggaaaaggGGGAGACGGTGTAAAGGAAAGAAATCCTATTTCGATAATTGCCGGGGTTCATTtccataaaacatttactatCTAACTCGCTCCACAAAAGTCTGAAGCAGCCCTGCAAGCTGTCATGTTCTGCTTGGTTGGTTGGCTAGCTGCTAGCTGAGAACTCCCCCAGAATCCTGATAAAGGAGAAGACATAAGGTGATCCGCTCTGCCCTGTCCTCcacgaatacacacacacacacacacacacacacacacacacacacacacacacacacacacacacacacacttcctggcAAAACACCCGATCTGGAAATGAGACCTCACATGAACAAAATGCAGGTGGGTGCAGGGGTGAGGGGTTCATACCCGCTTCTTccacagctaacaaccaacccACATCTCCCCGAGGCTATTTTTGGGTGTATGGGCATATCAGTTATCATGTCAGACACTTTTAAGAGCTAAGTGCATTGATTGATTTTTGATAGCCCCAGAGttaggggggagagaggaaatgagggAAAGCTTTTGTATTCCTATTTTCTAATCTTACTCAGATCCTTAATCTCTCTGCAATCTATATCATTCCATTCCGGTTCATGAATTATAAAGAGGAATCAAtttctctggataaaaacacacTAAAGcagctttgtgtcttttttttttttaaccttttaccCGCCTTGCTGTTCCCTTCTTTATTCTCTCTATGCCCACTGCAGGATTAAAATTAAGatcacataaatacaaatgcCACAGTAAGGCTCTGTCAGCAATTTGTAAGAAATAAGCAAGAATCTGACTCATAATGAATCAAAGAATAATAAAGACACAGCGAGAAATGCTAAGTGAGAAATCTGCTCTTCTGTGTCGGCTGTTTTTATCATCTGCCTTTGGCGAAAATCATGGTCACTCATGGCTGCCCAGCAAAGGCGTACCACATCATGGTCCAGGCTTGATTCCAGCCCACTaccactctgacacacacacacacacacacacacacacacacacacacacacacacacacacaccgtaacAGCCACACGCTTACTtatacacacctacacacatgcagtcatcTGCTGTCAGTGCTACGAGGCGCATGCTGagttcacacacacgcagcaaaTGATCAGCAGGGAATGAAGCCATAACGAACAACACTAATACCATCTCCGATCAACCC
Protein-coding regions in this window:
- the midn gene encoding midnolin isoform X2, producing the protein MSQASRPEQSVMQALESLTETQVSDFLSGRSPLTLALRVGDHMMFVQLQLAAQQSGGPQLQHRHVITRSNAETAMGQPTGQPRVPHPHPHPPQSHHHPHHPQSHPSPHLSQPHLVPASPSTPASPSFPLPSTHHQPIPPMYHQSPSSVHCSPPTPPPQPHSPRPSNIPGGHFRSPAHHHNHNHHYHQPSSSQPSHDIGQASPVAPVLCPEARCSPTTPTTPNSPNSPSSPNSPSSPTSGSSPSTRSRKPGAIIESFVNHAPGVFSGTFSGTLHPNCQDSTGRPRRDIGTILQILNDLLSATRHYQGMPPSLTQLRYQTQCGSPTTPSPSPPPSPQVAGMTGLPAKATSVPASIPSSPPPTLHPLVQCQSQIRMCKPPGDRIRQTENRATRCKVERLQLLMQQKRLRRKARRDQRAPYQWLPNRKAGRSNSNSSISSEGSMDLDFDDSVWKPDVKADLKSEFVMA